In Moorena sp. SIOASIH, the following proteins share a genomic window:
- a CDS encoding DNA translocase FtsK, giving the protein MYLTQPAQIRKLILNLSAAKILWLDTEIADWDTPNPRLSLIQVLADPTDTNGEKAYILDVLDKPEVVIDFVNYIMVNPNIEKVFHNASFDLRYLGGKEQANNVTCTYKIARKLTNKKLSNPLEVSNSKLKTLALELCHFANVDTDEQSSDWGKRPLTEKQLKYAKLDTVYLAHVHRRLLEIAKNSSNPEQMVTRKSRTQQSESPGFSVTQVRVALECPRLFYLSHHFGGKTLFIPPSNSPGIGTVFHQLCQQSTDTLQQDSRFQALFSPTASQLDLGQISSKIQALLYELVVFPQIDDLEIASLLPLWQGLKSLFPHWTQLLVTNRGYCQPEEVISKTFVAQEMNLSYNFTLPDGTEQHVNGKFDSLIFDCERDRYCVVDYKTYQPVDPSANLAQVALYSYMLHQKKGVAIDAAVYCVLPEFQKHYYSREELEDTVHQLIPHKLQQMREWLTWKPAQVEEEGDGESRKNHCTPAIDKGNLEPPPPTPQLQLCNICPQQQTCQTFFEEVKTEQKPVKAPSRKIPETEQKSVKPRTAKTRNPEQKPVKAPSQATPETDQIGQKLVSTLEGFNISVDYVNATVAPAFVRIKLKPNRGVKVISIQNRSKDLKVHLGLDNPPLITPKAGYVSVDLPRKDEDREVARFDDYIQLTANSAPLTPQSWGEIELKSPRIAVGVNLDGKLVEADLSDPNTCHFLVGGTTGSGKSEFLRSLLLSLLYNHSAEQLKIALVDPKRVTFPEFEQMPWLLSPIVKDSDRAIELMEQLVDEMEQRYRKFEQAKCPHLDAYNQQLSNKQNLALPRIVCIFDEYADFMAEKEIRKELELSIKRLGAKARAAGIHLIVATQRPDANVVTPIIRSNLPGRIALRTASEADSKIIFGGSNTEAAYLLGKGDLLYQKGGKLERLQSLFAETIKLP; this is encoded by the coding sequence ATGTACCTGACTCAACCAGCCCAGATCCGAAAGTTAATCCTGAATTTATCAGCAGCAAAAATTCTCTGGTTAGATACAGAAATTGCTGATTGGGATACCCCTAATCCGAGATTATCTCTGATTCAGGTATTGGCTGATCCGACAGATACAAATGGTGAAAAAGCTTACATTTTAGATGTATTAGACAAACCGGAAGTAGTGATAGACTTTGTTAACTATATTATGGTCAATCCTAACATTGAAAAAGTCTTTCACAACGCTAGTTTTGATTTACGGTATCTAGGGGGTAAAGAGCAAGCTAATAATGTTACCTGTACCTATAAAATAGCGAGAAAGCTGACCAATAAGAAACTGTCTAATCCATTAGAGGTATCCAATAGTAAATTAAAAACACTAGCGCTAGAACTATGCCATTTCGCCAATGTCGATACAGACGAACAAAGCAGTGATTGGGGCAAACGTCCGCTAACCGAAAAACAGCTAAAGTATGCAAAACTGGATACAGTGTATCTAGCCCATGTCCATCGCCGCTTACTAGAAATTGCCAAAAATAGCTCGAATCCAGAGCAGATGGTCACCAGAAAATCACGGACGCAACAATCAGAATCCCCTGGCTTCAGTGTTACCCAAGTTAGGGTAGCCCTTGAATGTCCTCGCTTATTTTATTTGAGTCATCACTTTGGTGGAAAAACCCTATTTATACCACCATCCAACTCACCAGGTATTGGGACAGTATTCCATCAGCTATGTCAACAGTCTACTGACACACTCCAGCAAGATTCCCGATTTCAAGCTTTATTTTCTCCCACAGCAAGTCAGCTAGACCTAGGCCAGATTAGCTCTAAGATCCAAGCGCTACTGTATGAGCTAGTGGTTTTCCCTCAAATCGATGACTTAGAGATAGCCTCCCTACTTCCACTGTGGCAAGGATTAAAATCACTATTTCCCCATTGGACTCAACTGCTAGTTACTAATCGAGGCTATTGTCAGCCAGAGGAAGTAATTAGTAAAACCTTCGTTGCTCAAGAAATGAACCTCAGTTATAACTTCACTCTTCCTGATGGCACCGAGCAACACGTTAATGGAAAATTTGATAGCTTAATTTTCGACTGTGAACGCGATCGCTATTGTGTCGTAGACTATAAAACCTATCAACCGGTAGATCCATCCGCTAACCTAGCTCAAGTAGCTCTCTATAGTTACATGCTCCACCAAAAAAAAGGAGTAGCAATAGATGCAGCGGTTTATTGTGTTTTACCGGAATTCCAAAAACACTACTATTCCCGGGAAGAGCTAGAGGATACAGTGCATCAGCTCATTCCCCATAAATTACAACAGATGCGGGAATGGCTGACTTGGAAACCTGCCCAGGTCGAAGAGGAGGGAGATGGAGAAAGTAGAAAAAACCATTGCACTCCAGCAATCGATAAGGGCAACCTGGAGCCACCACCACCGACACCACAGCTTCAGCTATGCAACATTTGTCCCCAACAGCAGACCTGTCAAACCTTTTTTGAGGAGGTGAAAACTGAGCAAAAGCCAGTCAAGGCACCATCCCGCAAAATTCCTGAGACTGAGCAAAAGTCGGTTAAGCCACGTACCGCTAAAACTCGTAATCCTGAGCAAAAGCCAGTCAAGGCACCATCCCAAGCAACTCCTGAGACTGATCAGATCGGGCAAAAATTGGTGAGTACTCTAGAAGGCTTTAACATTAGTGTCGATTATGTCAACGCAACAGTTGCTCCAGCATTTGTCCGGATCAAGCTAAAACCCAATCGTGGGGTAAAAGTCATATCTATACAGAATCGCTCCAAGGATTTAAAAGTACACTTAGGTCTGGATAATCCTCCGCTGATTACTCCGAAAGCTGGGTATGTCAGTGTGGATTTACCACGGAAGGATGAGGATAGAGAAGTAGCTAGATTTGATGACTATATCCAGCTTACAGCAAATTCCGCCCCCCTAACCCCCCAATCTTGGGGGGAAATTGAGTTAAAGTCTCCCAGGATTGCGGTTGGAGTAAATTTAGATGGGAAATTGGTAGAGGCGGATTTATCGGATCCTAATACCTGTCACTTTTTGGTAGGGGGCACAACCGGAAGTGGCAAGAGTGAATTTTTGCGATCGCTTCTGCTATCCCTACTTTATAACCATTCTGCTGAACAGCTCAAAATTGCTCTAGTTGATCCCAAGCGCGTCACTTTCCCAGAATTTGAGCAAATGCCATGGTTGCTGTCACCAATCGTTAAAGATAGCGATCGCGCTATCGAACTGATGGAGCAATTAGTTGATGAAATGGAGCAGCGTTACCGGAAATTTGAACAAGCCAAGTGTCCTCACCTGGATGCTTATAATCAGCAATTGAGTAATAAACAAAACCTAGCTTTACCTCGGATAGTTTGTATTTTTGACGAATATGCTGACTTCATGGCAGAAAAAGAAATCCGCAAAGAGTTAGAATTAAGCATTAAGCGTTTAGGAGCCAAAGCTAGAGCAGCTGGGATTCATTTGATTGTTGCTACTCAACGGCCAGATGCTAACGTTGTTACTCCGATTATTCGCTCTAATTTACCAGGGCGAATTGCTTTACGCACAGCGTCTGAAGCCGACTCAAAGATTATTTTTGGTGGCAGCAACACTGAAGCAGCTTATTTGTTGGGTAAGGGAGATTTATTATATCAAAAGGGTGGTAAGTTAGAGCGATTGCAGAGTTTGTTTGCTGAGACAATTAAATTGCCTTGA
- a CDS encoding formylglycine-generating enzyme family protein, with protein MVYIPAGTFLMGSPETERGSDETERPQHQVTIQPFFLGKYLVTQAQWRAVAKLPKVNRDLKPDPSIFKGEKRPVEQVSWYDAVEFCDRLSKHTGTEYRLPSEAEWEYACRAGTTTPFHYGETITSKLANYNGDFTYAEEEEWKYREETTDVGIFPPNGFGLYDMHGNLWEWCADPRHDNYKGDPPTDGSVWTKPTSNHTKYILRGGSWTSSPIHCRSAQRDYNFTRDAIKTNVGFRVARGVE; from the coding sequence ATGGTGTATATCCCAGCCGGAACCTTCTTAATGGGTTCCCCGGAAACTGAGAGGGGGAGTGATGAAACTGAAAGACCTCAACACCAAGTAACCATCCAACCCTTCTTCCTGGGCAAATATCTGGTAACCCAAGCGCAATGGCGAGCTGTGGCCAAACTCCCAAAAGTTAACCGGGACTTAAAGCCAGACCCTTCGATATTTAAAGGAGAGAAGCGACCAGTAGAGCAAGTAAGCTGGTACGATGCGGTGGAATTTTGCGATCGCCTCTCTAAACATACAGGAACGGAATACAGATTACCCAGTGAAGCGGAATGGGAATACGCTTGTAGAGCAGGAACTACCACACCATTCCATTATGGAGAGACCATAACCAGTAAATTAGCTAACTATAACGGTGACTTTACTTATGCAGAGGAAGAAGAATGGAAATATCGAGAAGAAACCACCGACGTAGGAATTTTTCCCCCCAACGGCTTTGGCTTATACGATATGCACGGCAATCTTTGGGAGTGGTGTGCGGATCCAAGGCATGATAATTACAAAGGAGATCCTCCTACAGATGGGAGTGTCTGGACTAAACCTACTAGTAATCATACTAAATATATTCTGCGGGGCGGGTCCTGGACCAGCTCTCCTATTCATTGCCGTTCTGCCCAACGCGACTACAATTTCACGCGCGATGCCATCAAAACCAATGTCGGTTTTCGTGTGGCTCGGGGTGTTGAGTAG
- a CDS encoding effector-associated domain EAD1-containing protein produces MNTGHTLGYLLKKINEALCSAFPDKTDLEMMVLFELNINLNEVASGGNLKAIVHKLIMYCQAYNQLEELIDRALKQNQNNAKLKAIEENFKITTSLINILIPLEKNLIKQMQKSYRDCCPDCQNKNPNTFYEIL; encoded by the coding sequence ATGAATACTGGACATACCCTTGGTTATCTACTCAAAAAGATAAACGAAGCACTGTGTAGTGCTTTTCCTGATAAAACTGACTTAGAAATGATGGTGCTTTTTGAATTAAATATAAATCTGAACGAGGTTGCTAGCGGTGGAAATTTAAAGGCAATAGTTCACAAATTAATAATGTATTGTCAGGCTTACAATCAGTTAGAAGAATTAATTGATAGAGCACTTAAACAAAATCAAAATAATGCTAAATTAAAAGCGATTGAGGAAAATTTCAAAATTACCACTAGTTTAATCAATATATTGATTCCTTTAGAAAAAAACTTGATAAAACAAATGCAAAAGTCTTACAGAGATTGTTGTCCCGATTGTCAAAATAAAAATCCTAACACTTTTTATGAAATTCTATAA